Genomic segment of Apium graveolens cultivar Ventura chromosome 7, ASM990537v1, whole genome shotgun sequence:
GCCTCTTCTTCCGTGTCGAATGTTCCGAGCTGAACATTGACACCGTTCCTACTCTCCCTAATTATTGCTGCAAACCTCCCTGAAGGTTGTCGTCTTACACCTCTGTATTTCCTTCCACTGCACTTCTCTTTCTCTTTGCTAGCTTTGCCCCGTTCTCCGTCAGTTACTTGCCCAGTCGTGCAAGCCGCATCGTTCTCTTCTCCGATTTCTCTCCCCGTTCCACCATCAACATGTTGCCTACTAGTGTTATCGTGATGGGCTGAGGAAAGACAAGTTTAGGTTGGAAAGAGTATTCTTTTCTTTCGAAAATGGCAAATGAATTTCCAGTCGATCAGGAAAATGGTAAATTAACTACCCTGGCTTCATTCTTTTCTGATAACAAACAATGGTTTAATAACAGGAACAACATATTAATTGAATTTGAATTTTACAAAGTTCAGCTTGCAGGGACCGGACAGGAAGAGGAAACTAAATTTAATAACAGAAGAATGGAAATGTAAGTACATACAAAAGTGGTAACGGACAATCTAGCACCAACTCTATTACCACCTATACATGATTATATTGCACTAAAAACTTCTGCAGACTACTACCTCTAAATAATTTATGGCACTTAATACTTACCCAAAGGTTGATTATGTCCTACGTTCGATATCCCAGCAGTACTAGCAGGTTCCGTAGATGAAACACTCGCTTCCTGAGTAGCATTCATATTCATGTTATTTTCCCTCGAGAAATGTGGGGATGGGATACCAGATGGAGATGTGACTGAATTGGTTAGTGGTCTAGTAAGTTGAGCTGGCTGTGTTGGTGAGGTAATATACTGGTTAAGTGCTTCTGAATAAGCCTTTCCTGATAGGCTTCCACGCATGCGGCCTGTCGGGCGCCAGTCCTGCTCTGTTGATGTATTTACAGTATCTTCCGGCCTTGTAGGTTGGACAGTTCCACCGGTATGACTCATCAAAGGCCTGTGTGCATCTACATTCCTAGAAATAGGAGAATTTGTTTGCAGTTGGACCGGGTTATATTGTGATTGCATTCTTGCTACATGGGGTGTTCTCTGAGAAGAATGATGAAACTGTTCCTGCTGGTGACGAACATATGGTGATGAAGCCCTAGTCGGCGTGCCTCCATGATGAGATTGAGTTGGTGCAAAATGACGGGGTGTTACGGCCAGGCCAGGAGACTGACTCCTCATATGCGGCATCCTTTGGCCTGTAAACTGTTGTTGATGCAAGTTTTGGCCATTAACAGAAGGGACTCGATAACCACCAGGAGTTATTGGGGTAGTCATTTGTTGAGATGGTCGAATTGGACTGAACATGTGACCCTGTGGACCCCAATTCTACACGGGGGAAAAAAATAGTCAGTCAAGCATAAAGTATTTGCATGAATGAAGAGACCAATATAATGAGATGACACATCCAAAGAATAAAGTTTTCCATACCCCAATTTGTTGCTGCAACGTAGATGACGACAAGTATGAACCCTGGAATGGCCTTGGCTGCTGTTGCCTTTCTACATTACTGGAAACTGGGCCAGAGCCATTTACGATTATTGGCCTAGGAGACATCTGAGAATTATTCATTGATCTTTGTTGTGAAACAGATGTTGAAGCTTGTGCAGGAAGGGCCTGAACTGCAACAGGTACTCTATTTATAGTTTGGGATGCCGGAGGGTACCTCCCATATTCATTGATCATATCAGAACTACCATGCCGATGTAATTGCGTATTAACAGGAGCAGTAGTGTTGCTCAGCGCAACAGAAGTTGCAAGAGAGGACGTATGAAAACCCTCAGACCCTCGATTAAGAGCAGGAGATATGGCATCAGTCAACACAGGAGATAACATAGAATTTGTTGGAGCAGATCCTGAAATAGCATTGCCATGGGCATCTTCTGCATGTGAGGCATGACTCTGATTAACCCTACCAGTACAGAGGTTTCTCAACTGGTTCTCGTAATCCGCTAAGAGGGGTTTCAGACATTCATTTTCAGAAGCACCCACTATGTCCATCTCATCATCCCCATCAGAGAGATCCATTATATCAGGGGAGCCATTTGCGGTGCATTTTTCTTGCTGTGATAGGACTTCTGGAACATTAATTGAGGTTTTATGGTCCCTCTGATCATTGCTTTCAGTTGCTGCTTTCCATGATCCATCGGCAGTAATCATTACGACAGCAACATTTTCTCCTACCTCTTCTAAAATCTAAAAAAAACAACATAGTTACCAAGAGGGCACACAGATTTCATTTTCAGAAAGAACTACATCAACATATACTTGCCTTGACCATCTTCTGATCAATACAAATATCATTGAAGCAGACGGACTGATTACAATGTGGGCAGCGCCAGGATGGCCTTCTTGAATTTATATCCACATAATTGTCCAGATCAAAACACTGCACGAAAGTGGAGTTACAAAGAAATTTACCTAACGCTCCATTTGCTTGGATGGAAAAAAATTAAGGATGGAATGAAATGAAATTCAAACTATGTGTGCATATgcataaattttataatatcctACATTTCATTACATGTGTTCAAATGAGAACTTAATAATTACAATCCCATTTTCCTTTACAAATCCTTCACATATATTATCACATAAAATTTACACCACCTCCATACTTCTCATCCACCCTGAAACTAGATACATTATTCAATATACCCCCACAACTCCAACCAATTAAACAGAGAGCAAACTGTACTAAAGAAAAAGATGGAAAGGGGTAGGGTTAAAGACAggaaaaatataatattaaaatcaTATATAAAATGAGTAAGGAACCAATTCTGTATTTGTTCTTTATCCCCTAATATCTGCTAGGTTAATTAATTACGGATTACATAACTGTGAAAACATGCGATACAAGTTCCAATGTTCCATGATTCTTAATCCGTAAGTTCTCTTATGAAAATAGCAAGTGATAGGAGTGAAAATAACTCTTAACACTGAAGCTCACAAGCCTTTCCAAAGAAAACAAGATATTAGAGTAAAGCTATAAAATATCAACAAAGTCTAGGATAGTTACACTACAAATCCGTACTCAATTCTGTAATGTTTTGAATTTTTAGTTCTTTCTTATCAGTCCATTGATGTATTAATATTCTTCCCTTCTATATTTTATAGTAATTCTTAACTTTCTATTTTGTCAATACTAACAAACTGCAAAAGCCTAGTGTTAAACTATCTGGGAATAGGGCAGCACACATAGTTTAAGAACTTTAAGTAAAACTTTAGCTTTTGTTTGCAATCTTGCTATTTAAATCCTGCGAAGCCGAAGTTCTATGCCTTAAGCTTAGTAATGTGACCCAAAGATTTATGCAAAGCCAAAAATCTGTGCATTAAGTTTAGTAATATGACCCAACAAGAACTGCAAAAGGAATAAAGGATCCTCATGAAACCAACCACTTGCAATATAGCATTACAACTGCCACTAATGATATATTCTAGCCTCTTTTCTATTAATTAGGTGACAATAGAGAGACTGACCTGATGATGCTTGCATGACTGACCTTTGACAGGAGTTTTGATGCGCTTCATGCTGTCAATGACGGgaatcaatataaataattagcAATGGATCATTTACAATTAAGAAGAGGTTAGTTAGCCAGGCACCGAATTACATTCTAGAAGTGGTTGACTGTTGATAAGAAGATAAGTAGTGGACGAAAGTTGCTGCTTTAAATAGATATCGACATGTATGCATAAAAACCTCTCACTCAGTTCTCCGCATGTTCTACAAAGTCTTCAAATAGTCTATAATGATAACAGAAGTTATAGAATGCCTAACAGACTATTAAAtttttttccttgaaatggaATGTCAAGTAGAcaagttacaagataaacttttACTACTGAAACTTTCAAGTTTCAACTTCCACTAATATGTATACCTACGATTCCACTATTTCCCTAGCTACCTCAGAAAGAATGATACCAGCTAGATGATTTAAGGTGGAAGATAGAAATAACTGATCTGACTCCAGTACATCTGTTCTCTTTCAAATTACTAGCAGCAATGGGAACTGTTGCTATATTAATAAAGTTTTCAACAGAAACCTTGCAGAAGAACGCTATAAAATTTCAATACTGGCAGAAAGGTATTCTCTGTCAAGTTACTAGCAGCAACCGGAACTGTTTCTATAGTAAAAAAGTTTTCAAAACAAAAAAACCTTCCATACTAAGGTTATAAACTTTCAAAAATGGCTGAAAGGTCAAAGGTGTTTAGAGTGGTAGATAGGTTTCAAGAAGGGCATGAGCCCGTGGATGTAGTTTAAATACTGTATGCACGGGTGTTAAATTTAAAAGAACAAACTAGTCAAACTACAAAGAAAATCAGTTTGAAGAGAACTTGAGCTGATGTACACCACAAAAGACAACCAAAAGATCAAGATAAAGAAACACAACAAAAAATAATTGAAGCAAGATTTCTCCTTGAGAAATGATGATTATTCAAAATCTTAAGCACAAATGATAAGGCATACCTTATTGGACAATTTAGTGATATTCGAGATGCCTCTTCAATCAACTCCGAATCTGCTTTTGAATAAGTAAATGATGAAAATTTTATTAGGACCACGCAGAACAGGACATTCTGCAAGACACGTATGCAAACACAGATACTAAGAATATCAGCAAGATAAAAACAGGTTGTCCAACCTGAATCCAGTGAACCAACAGGAGGCTGAACATAATCTTGCAAGGAAGGTCGAACAGGACCCGTTACCGTACTCATATAGGCGACAACGATTACATAATTTCCTTCAGAAAAGTAAGTGCTGTCAGTGAAACAGATCATATCAGCAAAATATTTATTAGAACCACAACCAGTACAAACCATTAAACTGCCCCACAGCTTGAAGAAGATTTGTTCCATATTTAAGCAGTTTGGTGACATTTGTCGGAAGTTGAGGTCCATTATCCTGAGAAGGCAAAACAGTGAAAAAAACACTTGTTTCCAGATATAGCAACACCATCATgcttaatttaattttaataatatgaaTTCGAAACAAACCATGAAAACATTAGTTCTTCTTTCAACACCTTTACCATTTAGCAGAAAGCTTCACATTTGAAGATGACGGAAAAAAGCGGGTCAGAAGAAttgatttaaaaaaataataataagttaaacaaaacGCAACGATTCATACTTCACTTGTTGAGGACTTATGATACATGCTGATGTATCCATGTTCTCTATCTGCGCTACAAATAACCACTGCAGAACACAATTGATAAAACATGAGACGCCAAATGAAAACGGTATTTATGACCACATCGACATAAAAGCATTCTATACATTCAactataaaattaaaaaaaatctatGCATAACACTTCATTCCATAACTCGCTATAACTGTAATCAGGTTTCAGGTAGGCAAAACCAAAGACTTTGGCAGGACCATACTACTTAACTTCCATACAGATTACCTAAACATGACAAGATTAAAATAACAGCATGTGTGTCAAGGTTCTGGTCCAAGACATCATGTTAAGGACTGTTTGTGTATCTCAACTATTCTACTTTTTGGTTCAACATGATTCTCCCCTCCTTTGCAGAAAGTTTTccatgatttttaaaaaaattattatgcAATGGTCATGGAGATGATCTGACTTCTGAAGCAGAACTTGAAGACATTATATTCTAACCTTTTGGGAAACAAAAGGGAAACAAAGTTGCTTGTAATTAGTTATGAAGTTAAATTTTAATGAAGATGTAGATAACTAGGAATGTTTTAGGCTCTTAGCTCTTTTTTTTTCTACAGGAATTGTCTACTGACATCAACAAACTGAATTATGTTAACTTAATCCTGTTAAAACACATCTGGACAGCTAAAGATATGTCCACTCACAAACAACCATGGGGAGAGTGCGACTCCAGAGGGTAGAATTTAGGACTCAGTTCTGTTCAGTGGCATTCGGCACATAgtttaaaaataataagaaaaaaaattaaaatcttaCAATTTTATCATCTGGAGAGGAATCTATTTTTTTCCGTATCTGGAAATCCAACACATATGCCTCAAATCCTGGCTACATGACCAAAAAAACAAAGAAACATTAATAAAGAACTTCTGTATCATAATAGCAGTTTCAGAATGGTTGCCAGCAGGGACCAAAGACCTCTGATTATCTTCCATCTTATTGGGTACAATGATCAGGTTAACAAATTTAAACAAAGTACATATTGCATACACAATATAGAGTAAAATAAGGGACTACTAATTTGTTTAGACAGAGATGAGAAGGACTACCTTAGCATGAAGAATAGCCAGTGTTTGATCTATTTTTATATGCGGATAAAATCTGCACATGAAGGCACAAGAGAGCACAATCAAatacaatttattttttaaaacaaaattttgTTTTTCAAGATTCTCCATAGAATAACTTTCATGTGAATACATCGGTTGAAACGTAACTGCTTGGCAATTTTGAAGAAAAACCATAGGCAATATAAATAACAAAAACATcactgaaatcagtagcatagGCCATAGACAAATACAGACAGTTATATAATCAAGCAAGACCAGTGTTATTAAAATTACTGTTGCATATGCAGCCTTGAGTTGAAAATTACTTGATAATAGAGCAAATACAGAAAGTTCAGATACCATCGAAAAATTTGGTTACAGTAAAACAACTCATTAATAGAAGTTCTTCAGCATATGATCCTCAATGTGCACACaaacttataaatattttaaccGACTGAAATCAGAATGTGCAGACAGTTTTGCCAACCAAAAGATGGAGAACTTTGACAAAGTAGTATGGATATTACAGCATGATATATCACCTTGACATAATTGTAGAAATAGTTGGTGCCAAACTACTTGCCTCGGTGTTGATATCTTTTGCACTGCAAAAGGTGCTCCCAATCTAAATGAAAACCATAGACGTCATTATTTCAACACTATACAAACTCCCTAAACTTAAGTTTACAATGTGCAACTAGTTTAGCATAATACAAACCTCGTATGCAAGAGACTTCAGCTCCTCACTATCTGTGCATGAAAACCATCCATTCTCGCACGCAGTCTATTGCAGTAAACAAGGAACAAATTAGTCCTACAGCATTAAAGGATAGCCAAACTACTCAAAAGTAGAGACTTCAATAAAGATAATATATTAACCATGAAACTGATAGGGCATATATATAGAATCGGCTGACATACTATTACTCACTGGTTCAGGAAAAAAACATGAGTATTGAGTAAACTCTATAGCAATCCAATATTTAATAAAATGTAAATGGAATGAAATACACCAATGGAGAAGTAAAAACAAAGCTAATGCAtctataaaataaaagaaaataccTTTACAGAGATCATCAAAACCATGATTGCTGCTTGCAATAAAAAATCATTTCTGCGAGTACATACCTGTTGATTAACGAGAGGCGGATTGTTAAATAATCAtactaaagaataaggttcaCTACACCAAAATGGATATACTAGGACAGAAAGTAATATGTAGAAGAACTATGACTCAAGACTGAAGCAAACGTAATAAATAGGACATGTTATCGATAAACATAATGTTTGATGTTATGATAAATAGCTTCTTATCTTGTCCCTGCAAATTCTAAAGAGTCTAAAGCCAGTCAGGCGGTGCTTCTAGACTAAAGTGAGGAGTGAGTGTAACtacttaaaaatagtttaaatcaCCTGCTTAAACAGGAAAATGGAGATAGCATAATAAGAAAACGACGTCAACCCAAAAATTCCAATCCATGTCTGAAGACTTTACGTGTATACTTGATATTTGGATAGTTAGCCAAATGCCGAAACCAGGTAAAACAGGGACAGAGTCAGTTCCTAGGTTCAGAGATATGACTGCCATCAAATCTACACCAGCTCGACTGTAGCGGAATCAGAATCTCAACGATAATAGAATGCACAATTATTAGTGACCTCATCCTTCTTCACAAGGCAACTAAAATTGCAGAGGTCTAAACAAGACACACTTGGATCAGGCATTTAGACATCACTATATACTATTAGATACGTGCCCTCCGTTCAGTTATACAATGATACAATTTCACTCCAAAAAGTCTAATGGTTGTGTTAAGTGCCAATATTTTTTAGCAATTGCTTACTCGACAATCATAGCAGATTTAGAATTTTAACCTCCCAATTAATTTCTCTCGATTTTAAGGAATTTATCTTGCTTTGCACAAGTGCAGGATCCGCCTTTTCTTTTTTAAGGGTCACAGAGGAAAAACATATTTTCCCAAGAAAAATAGGTGTTTTATTAGAAGAATAAATATAACGTAATTAGTTTCAAGTAAATAAACAATATTTACAAATTT
This window contains:
- the LOC141671325 gene encoding uncharacterized protein LOC141671325 isoform X2, with protein sequence MSKNTVINPAMLGDIANGTKYSASEVNSYRIMAVADRLSAHTCTKDKTDSVEFFNLCLSLARGIDYAIANSEVPSFGRELPGLLKQVCTRRNDFLLQAAIMVLMISVKTACENGWFSCTDSEELKSLAYEIGSTFCSAKDINTEASSLAPTISTIMSRFYPHIKIDQTLAILHAKPGFEAYVLDFQIRKKIDSSPDDKIWLFVAQIENMDTSACIISPQQVNFLLNGKGVERRTNVFMDNGPQLPTNVTKLLKYGTNLLQAVGQFNGNYVIVVAYMSTVTGPVRPSLQDYVQPPVGSLDSDSELIEEASRISLNCPISMKRIKTPVKGQSCKHHQCFDLDNYVDINSRRPSWRCPHCNQSVCFNDICIDQKMVKILEEVGENVAVVMITADGSWKAATESNDQRDHKTSINVPEVLSQQEKCTANGSPDIMDLSDGDDEMDIVGASENECLKPLLADYENQLRNLCTGRVNQSHASHAEDAHGNAISGSAPTNSMLSPVLTDAISPALNRGSEGFHTSSLATSVALSNTTAPVNTQLHRHGSSDMINEYGRYPPASQTINRVPVAVQALPAQASTSVSQQRSMNNSQMSPRPIIVNGSGPVSSNVERQQQPRPFQGSYLSSSTLQQQIGNWGPQGHMFSPIRPSQQMTTPITPGGYRVPSVNGQNLHQQQFTGQRMPHMRSQSPGLAVTPRHFAPTQSHHGGTPTRASSPYVRHQQEQFHHSSQRTPHVARMQSQYNPVQLQTNSPISRNVDAHRPLMSHTGGTVQPTRPEDTVNTSTEQDWRPTGRMRGSLSGKAYSEALNQYITSPTQPAQLTRPLTNSVTSPSGIPSPHFSRENNMNMNATQEASVSSTEPASTAGISNVGHNQPLAHHDNTSRQHVDGGTGREIGEENDAACTTGQVTDGERGKASKEKEKCSGRKYRGVRRQPSGRFAAIIRESRNGVNVQLGTFDTEEEAALAYDSAALRVHGSNAVLNLPHRISDQQKLGMSGIELWKMATSYLNSNKESTSSSFLANK
- the LOC141671325 gene encoding uncharacterized protein LOC141671325 isoform X1: MSKNTVINPAMLGDIANGTKYSASEVNSYRIMAVADRLSAHTCTKDKTDSVEFFNLCLSLARGIDYAIANSEVPSFGRELPGLLKQVCTRRNDFLLQAAIMVLMISVKTACENGWFSCTDSEELKSLAYEIGSTFCSAKDINTEASSLAPTISTIMSRFYPHIKIDQTLAILHAKPGFEAYVLDFQIRKKIDSSPDDKIWLFVAQIENMDTSACIISPQQVNFLLNGKGVERRTNVFMDNGPQLPTNVTKLLKYGTNLLQAVGQFNGNYVIVVAYMSTVTGPVRPSLQDYVQPPVGSLDSADSELIEEASRISLNCPISMKRIKTPVKGQSCKHHQCFDLDNYVDINSRRPSWRCPHCNQSVCFNDICIDQKMVKILEEVGENVAVVMITADGSWKAATESNDQRDHKTSINVPEVLSQQEKCTANGSPDIMDLSDGDDEMDIVGASENECLKPLLADYENQLRNLCTGRVNQSHASHAEDAHGNAISGSAPTNSMLSPVLTDAISPALNRGSEGFHTSSLATSVALSNTTAPVNTQLHRHGSSDMINEYGRYPPASQTINRVPVAVQALPAQASTSVSQQRSMNNSQMSPRPIIVNGSGPVSSNVERQQQPRPFQGSYLSSSTLQQQIGNWGPQGHMFSPIRPSQQMTTPITPGGYRVPSVNGQNLHQQQFTGQRMPHMRSQSPGLAVTPRHFAPTQSHHGGTPTRASSPYVRHQQEQFHHSSQRTPHVARMQSQYNPVQLQTNSPISRNVDAHRPLMSHTGGTVQPTRPEDTVNTSTEQDWRPTGRMRGSLSGKAYSEALNQYITSPTQPAQLTRPLTNSVTSPSGIPSPHFSRENNMNMNATQEASVSSTEPASTAGISNVGHNQPLAHHDNTSRQHVDGGTGREIGEENDAACTTGQVTDGERGKASKEKEKCSGRKYRGVRRQPSGRFAAIIRESRNGVNVQLGTFDTEEEAALAYDSAALRVHGSNAVLNLPHRISDQQKLGMSGIELWKMATSYLNSNKESTSSSFLANK